Proteins from a genomic interval of Plasmodium reichenowi strain SY57 chromosome 11, whole genome shotgun sequence:
- a CDS encoding hypothetical protein (conserved Plasmodium protein, unknown function): protein MLNFSFLFFLSYAIIYKPYLCKNSKEKYHDHLIRDFTHSKDDLINRCLEVNKGLTYYEELLKNYKYDTNCLKYKYIGNYVLEKYQMNEFNCYEKIQKPLCKLNYINKENVVDVKNNSEEKKEKKEYHLWGNNLNIKISKCHNIKKFFVHLINRCINNHEEDSLVHCASFDYEKHIILDGDIFCKSSFEQIKVEPNFNKNSIYGESYKKYITKTISFQNDDFNDCLNMVNIFNNCSVVQNKLFNKTLDICLLEKNTQFCNIQLEKVNDQNYIYTCSDIILPYLLSFNMDENKKTTYEFDDDNKYITKQKDEENQSFTNKERCHDIYNYLKILKDNKKKVLQEKKVLEQQVKNINIINKLYKILHNILEILKNETDKYNIDIKEFFEIMENIKSNKFIQKEYIILILNKINEEIIRSYQIMLHFPYPILNNNTINENISLVNYIKEHVNNFIKLYKDIASNAKLINEYIKKNNQNNNTHNDNINLNKNISNVDNMYHTDNKKIFNILHNMNQIKNDFYTNHTNNILKDKNVNEINIDELQKFKQIYHNINKLIQKYTKQTNNSIFHLPVPSVQDFKRDINNHNSLIDLYTDQISLLIKNNILS from the coding sequence ATgttaaatttttctttcctATTTTTCCTTTCATATGCTATTATCTATAAACCTTACCTGTGTAAGAATTCTAAAGAGAAATATCATGACCATTTAATAAGAGATTTCACCCATTCAAAGGatgatttaataaataGATGTTTAGAAGTAAATAAAGGTCTAACGTATTATGAAGagttattaaaaaattataaatatgatacaaattgtttaaaatataaatatataggTAATTATGTTTTGGAGAAATATCAAATGAATGAATTTAATTGTTACgaaaaaattcaaaaacctttatgtaaattaaattatataaataaagaaaatgtaGTTGATGTGAAAAACAATAgtgaagaaaaaaaggaaaaaaaagaatatcATTTATGGGGAAATAATTtgaatattaaaatttctaaatgtcataatattaaaaagttttttgtacatttaataaatagaTGTATTAATAATCATGAGGAAGATTCTTTAGTTCATTGTGCTTCGTTTGATTATgaaaaacatattatacTGGATGGAGacatattttgtaaaagTTCATTTGAACAAATTAAAGTAGAACcaaattttaataaaaattcaaTTTATGGTGaaagttataaaaaatatataacaaaaacAATTTCATTTCAAAATGATGATTTTAATGATTGCTTAAATATGgtgaatatatttaataacTGTTCTGTTGTTCAAAATAAgttatttaataaaactctagatatatgtttattagaaaaaaatacacaATTTTGTAATATTCAATTGGAGAAGGTGAACGatcaaaattatatatatacatgttCAGATATTATATTACCTTATTTATTAAGTTTTAATATGGATGAAAATAAGAAAACAACTTATGAATTTGATGATGataacaaatatatcaCCAAACAAAAGGATGAAGAAAATCAGAGTTTCACTAACAAAGAACGATGtcatgatatatataattatttaaaaatacttaaagataataaaaaaaaagtattacaagaaaaaaaagtattaGAACAACAAGTcaaaaacataaatattattaataaattgtataaaattttacataatatattagaaatattaaaaaatgaaactgacaaatataatatagatataaaagagttttttgaaattatggaaaatattaaatcGAATAAGTTTATTcaaaaagaatatataatattaatactaaataaaataaatgaagaaataattCGCTCATATCAAATAATGCTTCATTTCCCTTATCCTATACTGAACAACAATAcaataaatgaaaatatttccttggttaattatataaaagaacatgtaaataattttataaagtTATACAAAGATATAGCTTCGAATGCAAAGcttataaatgaatatattaagaaaaacaaccaaaataataacacacataatgataatataaatcttaataaaaacattagTAATGTTGACAATATGTATCATACAgacaataaaaaaatttttaatattttacacAATATGAaccaaataaaaaatgacTTTTATACAAATCACactaataatattcttaaAGACAAAAATGTTAATGAAATTAACATAGACGAACTACAAAAGtttaaacaaatatatcataatataaacaaattaattcaaaaatatacGAAACAAACGAACAATTCCATTTTCCACCTTCCTGTGCCTTCAGTACAAGATTTCAAAAGGGATattaataatcataattCTTTAATTGATCTATATACAGATCaaatatcattattaataaagaataacATTTTATCATAA